A DNA window from Alicyclobacillus vulcanalis contains the following coding sequences:
- a CDS encoding ABC transporter permease, whose translation MTVAAMDVAQGRTKRASRRKNSAFHQFFRSPKALAGVILFGMFLVVAVFAPVIAPYNPTSTAFGMLQPPSHAHWFGTTSLGQDVFSQFIWGTRTTLIVGVGAGLLSTVIAILIGVTAGYVGGVVDSILNALCNIFLVMPGLALLIIIESYVHNTTPYMNGLIIALTGWAWGARVMRSMAMTISSRDYIAAARLSGMSTFRIILFEIVPNMTSVIASNVMYACLAAVLAESGLAYLGFENVASTSWGTMLYWATQNSALMSGAWWWFVPPGLGIALLGTSFALMNFGIDQVTNPRLRTSRKRREVERALRELRAQKGEVGADGRGAGTRPGN comes from the coding sequence GGCGTTTCACCAGTTCTTTCGCAGTCCCAAGGCGTTAGCGGGCGTGATTCTGTTCGGCATGTTTCTGGTGGTGGCGGTATTTGCCCCTGTGATTGCGCCTTACAATCCCACGTCGACCGCGTTTGGCATGTTGCAGCCGCCCTCGCATGCCCACTGGTTTGGCACGACGAGTCTCGGTCAGGACGTGTTTTCTCAGTTTATCTGGGGCACGAGGACCACGCTCATCGTCGGGGTCGGCGCGGGCCTGTTGAGCACGGTCATTGCGATTTTGATTGGGGTGACCGCGGGGTACGTGGGCGGCGTGGTGGACTCGATTCTCAACGCGCTCTGCAACATCTTTTTGGTGATGCCGGGATTGGCGTTGCTCATCATCATCGAGTCGTACGTGCACAACACGACGCCTTACATGAATGGCCTGATCATCGCGCTCACCGGTTGGGCGTGGGGTGCGCGCGTGATGCGCTCGATGGCCATGACCATTTCAAGCCGCGACTACATCGCGGCGGCGCGGCTGTCCGGGATGTCGACCTTCCGGATCATCCTGTTCGAGATTGTGCCAAATATGACGAGCGTGATTGCCTCCAACGTCATGTACGCATGTTTGGCCGCGGTCTTGGCGGAGTCGGGCCTTGCGTACCTGGGTTTTGAGAACGTCGCGTCGACCAGCTGGGGCACGATGCTCTACTGGGCGACGCAGAACAGCGCGCTCATGAGCGGCGCGTGGTGGTGGTTTGTGCCGCCTGGGCTTGGCATCGCGCTTCTCGGCACGAGCTTCGCGCTCATGAACTTCGGGATTGACCAGGTGACCAATCCGCGGTTGCGCACGTCGCGCAAGCGGCGTGAGGTCGAAAGGGCACTTCGCGAACTTCGGGCGCAGAAGGGGGAGGTGGGTGCAGATGGGCGAGGTGCAGGAACCCGTCCTGGAAATTGA
- a CDS encoding CBO0543 family protein, producing the protein MVVLLFSAGFLAVVLATRTHTYLTQYCRSVLWIDVIALMYNLVCRGYMMWYHPRWWFISDKLSQLVQIFVLFPCTTLLLLRYMPTSFGRRVLHFALFLALYSAFEWCLVRFHEIEYYHGWGFGWSIVLDTFMLFVMWLHDRNWRLSVGFCGLVTSLFLAWFHVPLDT; encoded by the coding sequence GTGGTAGTCCTATTGTTCTCCGCCGGATTTCTTGCCGTGGTCCTCGCGACGCGAACCCATACGTACCTTACCCAGTACTGTAGGTCGGTCCTTTGGATCGACGTGATCGCACTGATGTACAATCTCGTATGCCGCGGATACATGATGTGGTATCACCCGAGGTGGTGGTTCATCTCCGACAAGCTGTCGCAGCTGGTGCAGATTTTCGTGTTGTTCCCGTGTACCACGCTTCTGTTGCTTCGCTACATGCCGACCTCCTTCGGAAGACGAGTGTTGCACTTCGCGCTGTTTTTGGCCCTGTACAGCGCGTTTGAATGGTGCCTGGTGCGATTTCATGAAATCGAATACTATCACGGCTGGGGATTTGGCTGGTCGATCGTGCTCGACACGTTCATGCTGTTCGTGATGTGGCTGCACGATCGAAACTGGCGACTCTCCGTAGGATTTTGTGGCCTCGTCACTTCACTGTTCCTCGCGTGGTTCCACGTTCCCCTGGACACCTGA
- a CDS encoding GH1 family beta-glucosidase: protein MRKFPEGFIWGTATASYQVEGATREGGRGRSIWDTFAHTPGKVAQGHHGDVACDHYHRYLDDIQLMKDLGISSYRFSIAWPRVMPEKGRVWVKGLDFYKRLIHALLEAGIRPAVTIYHWDLPQWIEDDGGWNSRETVSRFREYSEILFRELGDLVPMWITHNEPWCASILGYGLGAHAPGLCDWRRAYRAAHHLLLSHGHTVRLYRELGLKGEIGITLNLTPVYPASSRPEDVAAAHRQDMFQNRWFLDPVLKGAYPEELLRRVDAVVGGFDAVQPGDLEVISAPIDFLGVNYYSRAVVADDPADPLLGVRHVPGEGPRTEMDWEVYPEGLYDLLSRLRRDYGDVPIYITENGAAYDDRVEGGSVHDTNRIEYLALHFAAAHRFLEEGGNLRGYYVWSLMDNFEWAFGYTKRFGIVYVDYETLARIPKDSYFWYQQVIRDRAIAPEATELAR, encoded by the coding sequence ATGCGCAAGTTTCCGGAAGGGTTCATCTGGGGGACCGCAACGGCATCGTATCAAGTGGAAGGCGCCACGCGGGAGGGCGGGCGCGGCCGGTCGATCTGGGACACGTTCGCACACACCCCCGGCAAGGTCGCGCAAGGCCATCACGGAGACGTCGCCTGCGATCATTACCATCGCTACCTCGACGATATTCAACTCATGAAGGATCTGGGGATTTCCTCCTACCGTTTTTCCATCGCCTGGCCCCGCGTCATGCCGGAAAAAGGGCGCGTCTGGGTGAAGGGGCTCGACTTTTACAAGAGGCTCATCCATGCCCTGCTGGAAGCCGGCATTCGCCCAGCCGTCACCATCTACCACTGGGATCTGCCGCAGTGGATTGAGGACGATGGCGGTTGGAACAGCCGCGAGACCGTCTCCCGCTTCCGCGAGTACAGCGAAATCCTGTTCCGGGAGCTCGGCGATCTCGTCCCGATGTGGATCACGCACAACGAGCCATGGTGCGCCTCGATCCTCGGGTACGGCCTCGGCGCGCATGCGCCGGGGCTCTGCGACTGGCGCAGGGCGTATCGCGCCGCACACCACCTGCTCTTGTCGCACGGCCACACCGTTCGCCTCTACCGCGAGCTCGGCCTCAAAGGGGAGATAGGCATCACGCTGAATCTCACGCCGGTGTATCCCGCGTCCTCTCGCCCCGAGGACGTCGCCGCCGCGCATCGGCAGGACATGTTTCAAAATCGCTGGTTTCTCGATCCCGTCCTGAAGGGCGCATATCCCGAGGAGCTTCTGCGCCGTGTCGACGCGGTGGTCGGCGGGTTCGACGCGGTACAACCCGGCGATCTCGAGGTGATCTCGGCGCCCATCGACTTCCTCGGCGTCAACTACTATTCCCGCGCCGTCGTGGCGGACGATCCGGCGGATCCGCTGCTCGGTGTCCGCCACGTTCCTGGCGAAGGCCCGCGCACCGAGATGGACTGGGAAGTGTACCCCGAAGGGCTGTACGATCTGCTGAGCCGCCTGCGCCGCGACTATGGTGATGTGCCCATCTACATCACGGAAAATGGCGCAGCCTACGACGATCGCGTCGAGGGAGGCAGCGTCCACGATACGAATCGCATCGAGTATCTCGCGCTGCACTTCGCCGCGGCTCACCGCTTCCTCGAAGAGGGGGGAAATCTCCGGGGTTACTATGTATGGTCCTTGATGGATAACTTCGAGTGGGCGTTTGGCTACACCAAGCGGTTCGGCATCGTGTACGTGGACTACGAAACGCTCGCTCGCATCCCGAAGGACAGCTACTTTTGGTATCAACAGGTGATTCGCGACCGGGCGATCGCGCCCGAGGCGACGGAACTTGCGCGCTGA
- a CDS encoding oligopeptide/dipeptide ABC transporter ATP-binding protein, translating to MSEAAVIAKTTALVDVRDLVVRFPMGRGRFIRPVDHVSFSLEPGEVLSLVGESGSGKSTIGKALVRMIEPSEGEIWVAGRDVAHIRGRALKAYRKDAQMVFQDPFGSLNPTRTIEQHLAFPVRKYRRDGEGRVTDLIDELLAKVGLTPVADTRRKYPHELSGGQRQRVAIARALAVHPKFIVADEPISMLDVSIRAGILKLMNELREELKIAFLYITHDLASARYIGNRIMVLYGGKVMETAPSAELIRHPVHPYTRLLFAATPGTRHQGPLPETSNRPPNLMEDRVGCPFADRCPLASEICRTEAPLLAEVSPGHYAACHHPG from the coding sequence ATGTCTGAGGCCGCCGTGATCGCCAAAACGACCGCCCTGGTCGATGTGCGGGATCTCGTCGTTCGCTTTCCCATGGGCCGCGGCCGCTTCATCCGGCCGGTCGATCACGTCAGCTTCTCCCTCGAGCCGGGCGAGGTGCTGTCGCTGGTCGGCGAGTCGGGATCGGGCAAGTCGACCATTGGCAAGGCGCTCGTGCGCATGATTGAGCCCTCGGAAGGCGAGATCTGGGTGGCTGGCCGCGATGTGGCCCACATTCGCGGCCGGGCGCTGAAGGCGTACCGCAAGGACGCGCAGATGGTGTTTCAGGACCCGTTCGGCTCGCTGAATCCGACGCGGACCATCGAACAACATCTCGCGTTCCCCGTGCGAAAATACCGGCGGGACGGCGAGGGCCGCGTGACGGATCTCATCGACGAGTTGTTGGCCAAGGTGGGGCTCACACCGGTCGCCGATACGCGCCGCAAATATCCCCACGAACTATCCGGCGGCCAGCGCCAGCGCGTGGCCATCGCGCGTGCGCTCGCCGTTCATCCGAAGTTCATTGTCGCCGACGAGCCCATCTCGATGCTCGACGTGTCCATCCGCGCCGGCATCCTCAAGCTGATGAACGAGCTGCGGGAGGAATTGAAGATCGCGTTCCTGTACATCACGCACGATCTCGCCTCCGCGCGTTACATCGGCAACCGGATCATGGTGCTCTACGGCGGCAAGGTGATGGAGACCGCTCCGTCCGCCGAACTCATTCGGCATCCGGTTCACCCTTACACGCGGCTGTTGTTCGCGGCGACGCCCGGGACGCGCCATCAGGGGCCGCTGCCGGAGACGTCCAACCGCCCGCCCAACCTGATGGAGGATCGCGTCGGCTGTCCGTTCGCCGATCGCTGCCCGCTCGCGTCGGAGATCTGCCGAACCGAGGCGCCGCTCCTGGCAGAGGTGTCCCCGGGTCACTACGCCGCGTGCCACCATCCGGGCTGA
- a CDS encoding ABC transporter ATP-binding protein, producing MGEVQEPVLEIEDLSVAYVTNAGLVHAVSDVNLTVRRGEIVGLVGESGSGKSTMAYAIMRLLRGDAVVTKGRVRVLGQDVYALSEKELRSFRWSKMSMVFQSAMSALNPVMTVETQIIDTLLAHRPDLSRAQARERAQELLDLVRIDRKHLNSYPHELSGGMRQRVVIAIAIALNPALVIMDEPTTALDVVVQRSILDEIRRIQAQVGFAILFVSHDFSLVAELASRVAIMYAGRIVELTPSHLLHLSERHHPYTEGLLKAIPQLTAEEVTIQGIGGYPPDLQDLPPGCAFHPRCPYAMDICTRVRPAQVQAGEKLLECHLFQGAEVNTHV from the coding sequence ATGGGCGAGGTGCAGGAACCCGTCCTGGAAATTGAAGATTTGTCCGTCGCCTACGTGACGAATGCCGGGCTCGTCCACGCGGTGAGTGACGTCAACCTGACCGTGCGGCGCGGCGAGATCGTCGGGCTCGTCGGGGAATCGGGATCTGGCAAGTCGACGATGGCCTACGCCATCATGCGGTTGCTGCGGGGCGACGCCGTGGTCACCAAGGGCCGCGTGCGCGTGTTGGGGCAGGATGTGTATGCGCTCTCGGAAAAGGAGCTCAGGTCGTTCCGCTGGAGCAAGATGTCGATGGTGTTTCAGAGCGCCATGAGCGCGCTGAACCCCGTGATGACGGTGGAGACCCAGATCATCGACACCCTCCTGGCGCACCGCCCGGACTTGTCGCGGGCCCAGGCGCGGGAGCGGGCGCAGGAGTTGCTCGATCTCGTCCGCATCGATCGCAAGCATCTCAACAGCTACCCGCACGAGTTGTCGGGAGGCATGCGCCAGCGCGTCGTGATCGCCATCGCCATCGCGCTCAATCCCGCGCTGGTCATCATGGACGAGCCGACAACCGCGCTCGACGTGGTGGTCCAGCGGTCGATTCTCGACGAGATCAGGCGAATCCAAGCGCAGGTCGGGTTTGCCATTTTGTTTGTGAGCCACGACTTCAGCCTGGTGGCGGAACTGGCCTCGCGGGTCGCCATCATGTATGCGGGGCGAATTGTGGAGCTGACGCCGAGTCACCTGTTGCATTTGTCTGAGCGCCACCACCCTTACACCGAGGGGCTGCTCAAGGCGATCCCGCAACTCACCGCCGAAGAGGTGACCATTCAGGGCATCGGGGGCTATCCGCCGGACCTGCAGGACCTGCCGCCCGGGTGTGCGTTTCACCCGCGCTGCCCGTACGCGATGGACATCTGCACACGCGTTCGGCCCGCACAGGTCCAGGCGGGCGAAAAGCTCTTGGAATGTCACCTGTTTCAAGGCGCGGAGGTGAATACGCATGTCTGA